The Kogia breviceps isolate mKogBre1 chromosome 4, mKogBre1 haplotype 1, whole genome shotgun sequence genome window below encodes:
- the C1QTNF2 gene encoding complement C1q tumor necrosis factor-related protein 2 isoform X2, with translation MIPWVLLACALPCAADPLLGAFARRDFQKGSPQLICSLPGPQGPPGPPGSPGTSGMVGRMGFPGKDGQDGQDGDRGDSGEEGSPGRTGNRGKPGPKGKAGAIGRAGPRGPKGVSGAPGKHGTPGKKGPKGKKGEPGLPGPCSCGSGHAKSAFSVAVTKSYPRERLPIKFDKILMNEGGHYNTSSGKFVCGVPGIYYFTYDITLANKHLAIGLVHNGQYRIRTFDANTGNHDVASGSTILALKQGDEVWLQIFYSEQNGLFYDPYWTDSLFTGFLIYADQDNPNEV, from the exons ATGATCCCCTGGGTGCTCTTGGCCTGTGCCCTTCCTTGTGCGGCCGACCCGCTGCTTGGGGCCTTCGCCCGCagggacttccagaagggctctccTCAACTCATCTGCAGCCTGCCTGGCCCCCAGGGCCCACCTGGCCCCCCAGGATCCCCAGGGACCTCAGGAATGGTCGGAAGAATGGGCTTTCCAGGCAAAGATGGCCAGGATGGCCAGGACGGGGACCGGGGGGACAGCGGAGAGGAAG gttcaCCTGGCCGGACAGGTAACCGGGGAAAGCCAGGACCAAAGGGCAAAGCAGGGGCCATTGGGCGGGCCGGCCCTCGCGGCCCCAAGGGAGTCAGTGGTGCCCCAGGAAAGCATGGCACACCGGGCAAGAAGGGGCCCAAGGGAAAGAAGGGGGAGCCCGGCCTCCCGGGCCCCTGCAGCTGCGGCAGTGGCCACGCCAAGTCAGCCTTCTCCGTGGCAGTGACCAAGAGCTACCCAAGGGAACGGCTGCCCATCAAGTTCGACAAGATCCTGATGAACGAGGGCGGCCACTACAACACGTCCAGCGGCAAGTTCGTCTGCGGCGTGCCAGGGATCTACTACTTTACCTACGATATCACTCTGGCCAACAAGCACCTGGCCATCGGCCTGGTGCACAACGGCCAGTACCGCATCCGGACCTTCGACGCCAACACGGGCAACCACGATGTGGCCTCGGGCTCCACCATCCTGGCTCTCAAGCAGGGTGACGAGGTCTGGCTGCAGATCTTCTACTCAGAGCAGAATGGGCTCTTCTATGACCCATACTGGACCGACAGCCTCTTCACGGGCTTCCTCATCTACGCCGACCAGGACAACCCCAATGAGGTGTAG
- the C1QTNF2 gene encoding complement C1q tumor necrosis factor-related protein 2 isoform X1 — protein sequence MLMYKQHTCLFRHMHTYPRTRKRLDNDHSRAQKISNALTTSTHRAMRRHTQVVTGAERFFPTDAQESAPRCGPAHVTGRRALPPMTGWEKYARGGRRLGCSYGRRDGPELRSCRPVWTWPAAVRVTTMIPWVLLACALPCAADPLLGAFARRDFQKGSPQLICSLPGPQGPPGPPGSPGTSGMVGRMGFPGKDGQDGQDGDRGDSGEEGSPGRTGNRGKPGPKGKAGAIGRAGPRGPKGVSGAPGKHGTPGKKGPKGKKGEPGLPGPCSCGSGHAKSAFSVAVTKSYPRERLPIKFDKILMNEGGHYNTSSGKFVCGVPGIYYFTYDITLANKHLAIGLVHNGQYRIRTFDANTGNHDVASGSTILALKQGDEVWLQIFYSEQNGLFYDPYWTDSLFTGFLIYADQDNPNEV from the exons ATGCTCATGTACAAGCAACACACATGCCTCTtcagacacatgcacacatacccaCGCACCCGCAAACGCCTGGACAACGATCACTCCCGTGCACAGAAAATTTCAAATGCACTGACAACTTCTACGCACAGAGCGATGCGTCGACACACTCAAGTTGTCACCGGAGCTGAAAGGTTTTTCCCAACGGATGCCCAAGAGAGCGCGCCTCGCTGCGGGCCGGCCCACGTGACCGGGCGGAGAGCTCTCCCGCCCATGACGGGATGGGAAAAGTATGCCCGGGGCGGGCGCCGGCTGGGCTGCAGCTACGGAAGGCGGGACGGCCCAGAGCTTCGTAGCTGCAGACCCGTCTGGACGTGGCCAGCGGCGGTGAGG GTGACCACCATGATCCCCTGGGTGCTCTTGGCCTGTGCCCTTCCTTGTGCGGCCGACCCGCTGCTTGGGGCCTTCGCCCGCagggacttccagaagggctctccTCAACTCATCTGCAGCCTGCCTGGCCCCCAGGGCCCACCTGGCCCCCCAGGATCCCCAGGGACCTCAGGAATGGTCGGAAGAATGGGCTTTCCAGGCAAAGATGGCCAGGATGGCCAGGACGGGGACCGGGGGGACAGCGGAGAGGAAG gttcaCCTGGCCGGACAGGTAACCGGGGAAAGCCAGGACCAAAGGGCAAAGCAGGGGCCATTGGGCGGGCCGGCCCTCGCGGCCCCAAGGGAGTCAGTGGTGCCCCAGGAAAGCATGGCACACCGGGCAAGAAGGGGCCCAAGGGAAAGAAGGGGGAGCCCGGCCTCCCGGGCCCCTGCAGCTGCGGCAGTGGCCACGCCAAGTCAGCCTTCTCCGTGGCAGTGACCAAGAGCTACCCAAGGGAACGGCTGCCCATCAAGTTCGACAAGATCCTGATGAACGAGGGCGGCCACTACAACACGTCCAGCGGCAAGTTCGTCTGCGGCGTGCCAGGGATCTACTACTTTACCTACGATATCACTCTGGCCAACAAGCACCTGGCCATCGGCCTGGTGCACAACGGCCAGTACCGCATCCGGACCTTCGACGCCAACACGGGCAACCACGATGTGGCCTCGGGCTCCACCATCCTGGCTCTCAAGCAGGGTGACGAGGTCTGGCTGCAGATCTTCTACTCAGAGCAGAATGGGCTCTTCTATGACCCATACTGGACCGACAGCCTCTTCACGGGCTTCCTCATCTACGCCGACCAGGACAACCCCAATGAGGTGTAG